The following are encoded together in the Glycine max cultivar Williams 82 chromosome 8, Glycine_max_v4.0, whole genome shotgun sequence genome:
- the LOC100780535 gene encoding F-box/FBD/LRR-repeat protein At4g00160 codes for MEDRISNLPDAVLCHILSFLPTKQSIVTSILSKRWKALWRSVPALHFEESLMDNNNDIETHARFVQSVYAFTLSRDMDQPFRRFHLVSRSFLCNPVNVIAWVSAALQRRVENLCLSLTPLTKMVLPSALFSCKTLVVLKLIGGLNRNPFPLDFKSVDLPLLTTLHLQSFILERRDMAELLRGSPNLEYLFVGHMYFSGPEARFERLPKLLRATIAFGHVPLEVVNNVQFLRIDWMEHKEEANLIPEFQNLTHLELGYSECTRDWVDVLEVIQRCPNLQILDIDMGSIDMTTRDDEGADWPFPRSVPSSISLHLKTCFIRCYGGSKGELRFARYIMRNARHLRTMKISTYASRQQKFNMLKKLSLCPRRSRICKLSFKSFKYICKFNQTLYIVWNCFFKFWCNGKPPPGLGENNRKCKHKMSPMVDRISSLPDTLLCHILSFLPTKEAIATTSLLSKRWSPLWLSVSTLRFNDQCYLQNKDTYFRFLQLVYTVMLSRDVAQPIQRFYLACMSSLCDTSMVNTWVTTVIQRKVQRLELSLPSTINLPCCILTSTTLVVLKLSGLTVNRVSSSPVDLPSLKALHLRRVHFLELRWLLQILSACPLLEDLLIRSLHVTNFSSDEQLKRLPKLVRADISDSFIYIPLTGFYHVEFLRTEVAWNLFFDKNHTFFNLSYLELKFICQFHDWDWLIKLLHQCPNLQILVIDKENGFTKTSVDENWVYPRFVPKGLSSKLKRCCVRNYEGQEGELQFARYIMQNARVLGALTICSTTSSNPEAKLQMIKKLSTCPRISVTCELSFE; via the exons ATGGAAGATAGAATCAGTAATTTGCCAGATGCAGTACTTTGCCACATCCTCTCTTTCCTCCCCACAAAACAGTCAATCGTCACAAGCATTCTCTCGAAAAGATGGAAGGCTCTCTGGCGCTCAGTTCCCGCTCTCCACTTCGAAGAAAGCCTCATGGACAACAACAACGACATAGAGACCCATGCACGCTTCGTTCAGTCGGTGTACGCATTCACCCTCTCCCGTGACATGGACCAACCCTTCCGAAGATTCCACCTCGTTTCTCGCTCTTTCCTTTGCAACCCTGTCAACGTCATCGCCTGGGTCAGTGCCGCATTGCAGCGAAGAGTCGAAAACCTCTGCCTCAGTCTCACTCCTTTGACTAAGATGGTGTTGCCCTCTGCGCTTTTCAGCTGCAAAACCCTTGTTGTGCTCAAACTCATTGGGGGCTTGAATAGGAACCCTTTTCCGTTGGATTTTAAATCCGTTGATCTTCCCTTACTAACAACCCTGCATTTGCAATCATTTATACTGGAGCGTAGGGATATGGCCGAGCTTCTTCGCGGGAGTCCGAATCTCGAGTACTTGTTTGTTGGCCATATGTATTTTAGTGGCCCTGAAGCAAGGTTTGAAAGATTGCCCAAGTTGCTTAGAGCCACCATTGCGTTTGGCCATGTTCCGTTGGAAGTTGTTAATAATGTTCAGTTTCTGCGCATAGATTGG ATGGAGCACAAAGAGGAAGCCAACTTGATTCCCGAGTTTCAAAATTTAACACACCTCGAATTGGGCTATTCGGAGTGTACTAGGGATTGGGTTGATGTGTTAGAAGTGATCCAGCGTTGCCCCAATCTTCAAATTCTTGACATTGACATG GGGAGTATTGACATGACTACTAGAGACGATGAAGGAGCAGATTGGCCATTCCCACGATCTGTCCCTTCATCCATTTCATTACACCTTAAAACATGTTTTATCAGATGTTATGGAGGCTCAAAAGGTGAGCTTCGGTTTGCAAGATATATTATGCGGAATGCAAGGCATTTACGTACCATGAAAATCTCCACTTATGCAAGTCGACAGCAGAAgtttaatatgttaaaaaagtTATCCTTGTGCCCAAGGCGTTCTAGAATTTGTAAACTTtcatttaaatcatttaaata TATTTGTAAGTTCAATCAAACTTTGTACATTGTGTGGAattgtttctttaaattttgGTGTAATGGAAAGCCACCACCAGGTTTGGgg GAAAACAACAGAAAGTGCAAGCATAAAATGTCTCCAATGGTGGATAGGATTAGCTCTTTGCCAGACACACTACTGTGTCACATTCTCTCCTTTTTGCCGACCAAAGAAGCTATTGCCACTACAAGTCTTCTGTCTAAGAGGTGGAGCCCTCTGTGGCTCTCAGTCTCCACTCTTCGCTTCAACGACCAATGCTATCTGCAAAACAAAGACACCTATTTTCGTTTTCTTCAATTGGTCTACACAGTTATGCTCTCGCGAGATGTGGCACAACCCATCCAAAGGTTTTACCTTGCATGCATGTCTTCACTTTGTGACACTTCAATGGTCAACACATGGGTTACGACCGTAATTCAACGCAAAGTTCAGCGTCTCGAACTTTCTCTGCCTTCTACCATCAACTTGCCATGTTGCATTCTCACTAGCACAACCCTTGTGGTTCTCAAGTTGAGTGGTTTAACTGTGAACCGTGTTTCTTCTTCTCCTGTTGATCTTCCTTCGCTTAAAGCACTTCACTTGAGAAGGGTTCATTTCCTTGAACTTAGATGGCTTCTTCAGATTCTGTCTGCATGTCCACTTCTTGAGGACTTGCTCATAAGATCTTTGCATGTTACTAACTTTTCCAGTGATGAGCAGTTAAAAAGGTTACCAAAATTGGTCAGAGCAGATATTTCTGATTCGTTTATATATATTCCTTTGACAGGGTTTTATCATGTGGAGTTTCTTCGAACTGAAGTG GCATGGAATTTATTTTTCGATAAGAATCACACTTTTTTCAATTTAAGCTACTTGGAGCTTAAGTTCATCTGTCAGTTCCATGACTGGGATTGGTTAATTAAATTGCTTCATCAATGCCCCAATCTTCAGATTCTTGTAATTGACAAG GAAAATGGTTTCACCAAAACAAGTGTGGACGAAAATTGGGTATATCCACGATTTGTTCCCAAAGGCCTTTCATCAAAACTTAAAAGATGCTGTGTCAGAAATTATGAAGGACAGGAAGGTGAGCTTCAATTTGCAAGATATATTATGCAGAATGCAAGAGTTTTAGGCGCCTTGACCATTTGTAGTACCACTTCCTCAAATCCAGAGGCAAAACTCCAAATGATTAAAAAGTTATCAACTTGTCCAAGGATTTCAGTTACCTGTGAACTTTCCTTTGAATGA